The segment CCACAAATACACTAACGGCCTCGCTAAAGCAGCCGCCAAACGTGGCGTACAGCTTAATTATGGCCACCACATTGACGATATTGGCGCTGACGATAATGGGGCTTGGGTAAGCGCCACGGTAGATAACAACAGCATGAGCCAACGCTTTGACAGCGTGGTCGTTTGCGCGGGGACTGGCAGCCGCGCCATTGCCGCCAAATTAGGCGATCGCGTTAATATCTACCCCGTAAAAGGTTACTCCATCACCGTACAGCTAGATGACGAGGCCTCTCAGCAAGCCGCGCCAACCGTCAGCCTGCTAGATGATGAAACCAAATTGGTGACCAGCCGGTTGGGGCTCAACCGCTTCCGCGTGGCTGGTACCGCTGAATTTAACGGCGCGAATCGCGATATACGCAACGACCGTATTCAACCGCTGGTTCGCTGGGTAGAAGAGTGCTTCCCTGGCGTGAGCACACAACGCGTTGTGCCCTGGGCTGGCCTGCGCCCAATGCTACCTAACATGCTGCCCAAAGTTGGGCCTGGCCGTTTGCCCACTGTTTTCTATAACACCGGCCACGGCCACCTAGGCTGGACACTGTCAGCCATTACCGCCGAAATGCTGGCGGACGCGGTGGAAGAGAAAAATATCCTCCGCGAGCCAGCCCCCCAACCGCTTAGCTAGTTCCAACCATGACAAGTCCGGGCTGGCTTCCGGTAAGATATAGAACACCCCAACATAGGCGTGTTTTATGCTTAACCAGCGTGCATTAACCTACCTCAATGAAGTGATTCGGCGCGGCTCGCTCAGGCGTGCCGCCGCCCACCTGAATGTCGATGCCTCTGCCGTTAGCCGCCAACTAAAAGCATTAGAAGAAGAACTGGATACCCAGCTATGCGAGCGGCACGGAAGAGGGATGCGTGCCACCGCAGCGGGCCAGCTACTGGTGCACCATTTTCATGCCCAGCGGGCTTCAGAAGAAGCGGTGCTCTCCCAACTAATGGCACTTCAAAGTCTAGCGAAAGGGGAAGTTCGCATTGCCGTGGGAGAAGGGTTTATTGCTGACCTGATCGCCGCACCGTTAGGCACTTTTATGTCAGCGTTTGACGGTATCAAAGTTGAAATCCGCATGGCGGGTGTCAACGAAGCGATGTCGTTACTCCAAGATCGCGAGGTGGATATAGCGCTACTTTATGCACCGCCGGTAGACCCGCAACTTTTCTGCCACGTGGAAACGCGCCAGCCGCTCGATGTCATTGTACCCCCCAATCACCCACTAAGTGATCTTAACCGCCCGGTAACACTGCATGACTTAAAGGAGTGGCCTCTGGCGTTAATGGACAATCCTTTTGGTATGCGGCAAATGGTTAATATGGTGGCTCACCAGGAGCGTATTCATCTTGAAGCACGCCTGCATACAAACTCTGTTTCGGTGTTAAAGAACTTCGTCCGCTCAGGCATCGGCGTTACGTTTATGCCCGAACTCACCGTAGCGGATGAGATTGAGCGCGGTGAGATCTTCACACTCCCCATGCAGTACCCGGTGATGAACGGTACGCGGGCACAAATTGTTAGCCTGAAAGGACAGGAACTCCCAGTCGCTTCAATCACTTGCATCAATCATTTGCACAAAGGCATGCGCTTTTTCTCCGCCGACGCACCACGACTGTTGCAATAAAAGCCACAGTTTAGGTATTGCATAGTCAACACCTCAATACATAGTCTTCTAGTAGGCACTCCTTATAAATCTAATAACGCGCCCATAGCGCCCCGTAGCTCACGACAATAAACCAGGAGACTGACTATGTACCCACCAAAATTGAGCCAATACTTTTCGCCTAAACAGCTTATTTCCGCGTGCCTAGTAGGCTCTGCTTTGATGGCAGGGAACGCGCTTGCAGCGACTACGATTAATCTAAGTTACAACGGTGCCCCAGACCCCGAAAAGAATGCTGTCCACGTCTTTGCAGAGAATCTTAAAGCGTTGGTAGACGAAAAAACTGACGGTGAGATCCAGCTCAAGCTCTATCCGAATAGCATGCTCGGCGAAGAAGAGGAGCGCATGGAACAAACCATGAATACGCCCATGCTCAATGTGGCGTCATTTGCGGGTGTCTCTCCTCTTGTTGATGAAATCTTCGTTAGCGCTATTCCGTTTCTGTTCGACGATTTTTCTGCAGCTCACACTTTCTTCGATGAGGGTGAGTATTGGCAGGAAGTCAGCAACGCTCTGCAGGAGCGTGCCGGTATCGATATGCTAGCCGTTGTGGAAGAGGGCGGCTTTTTGGCGTTCACCAATAACGAAAGGCCGATCAGCCACCCTGACGACTTCGAAGGACTCCGCTTCCGCGCCATGGACCCTAGCCAAGTCGCTCTGTATGAGGCCTTCGGCGCCTCCGGCACTCCCATCCCCTGGACAGAGACCTATATGGCACTGCGCACCGGGGTGGCAGACGGCCAAATGAACCCGCCGATGTATATCATCTTGGGCAGCCTTTACGAAGTGCAGGACTACCTGACCCTTGCCAATATCCAGTACTCCGACCAGTTCCTGGTAGGCAACAGCGACATGATCGCGGGTTGGGATGATGAGCTTCGCAGCGCCTTTATGGAAGCCGTCTCCGAAGCTAATCACAATGCCCGTGAGCACAATGAGGAGCAAGTAGAGGCGCGTATCGCCTATTTGGAAGAGCAAGGCATGGAAGTAATTCGCCCCTCTGAAGAAGAGCTGGCCGCTTTCCGCGAAATCGGCCAGCCTGCCTACCTTGAGTGGCTTGGTGAGCGTGATATCGAGCAGCGCTGGATCGATATGGCGTTGGAAGATGCAGGCATGAGCGAACTGCTCGACTAACGGCTGTTAACAACAGGGGCTGGCATCATGCTGGCCCCCTATTTCCAGTACTTAATACTCCAGTACTTAATACTCCAGTACTTAATACCCAAGTACTTAATACCCAAGTACTTAATGTTCAAGTGCTTAACGTTTCTGTGCTTCATGGAAGGCTGCCATGTTTAATACGCTTCGATCCCGTCTTTTAGCGATCAGCCGCCCTGTTACCTTAACCCTGGCGGGCGCACTGTTATCGCTCAATGTTGCGGCCATTCTGTTTGGGGTGTTTGCACGCTACATCGCTGGTGGCGCGCCTATCTGGACAGATGAGCTTTCACGTTTCTTAATCATCGCCACCGTGATGCTCGCGGCTGGCGCTGTCTGGTCTGAAGGAGAACATATGCGCGTTGGCCTGTTAGAGAAACGACTGCCCGCCCCCTTTGCTCGCTTGCTAAACGTGTACCAATGGTTACTCACCCTGCTAATTGCAGCGGGGGGTGCATGGGTTAGCTATCGCTATGCGCTATCGGTCAGCATGTTTACCACCTCTGGGCTCGGCATTAGCCGCACGGTGCCACTGCTCTCGCTACCTATTGGCTTTTTGCTACTAGCTTGGCATGTGCTTCTCTATGGCCCTGCGCCACTCAAGACCATCGAGGACGACCTATGATTGTCACTATGCTGGTTGTTTTCCTGGGCCACGTCTTGCTTGGGCTTCCTCTGTTTATCGCCCTGCTTACCACCGCAATAGTCGGCTTTTTGTTTGTCGACCCCTCAATGATTCCACGCATGCTGCCCCAGCAATTCTTTGGTGGTATCAATGTATTCTCCTTGATGGCGATTCCGTTATTTATCTTCGCTGGCAACCTGATGAACGTCAGCGGCTTAACCGAACGCTTGATGGGGCTCGCCCGCCTGATGGTAGGGCATTTGCGGGGCGGCATGGGTCACGTCAATGTGGTGTCGAGCGTATTCTTCGCGGGTGTTAATGGCTCAGCAGTGGCGGACACCTCGGCACTTGGGTCGCTGTTAGTGCCTGCCATGGAGAAAGAGGGCTACTCACGAGCCTTTGCCGCTGGGTTGACCGCAGGTAGCTCGTTGATCGGCCCGATTATTCCACCCAGTATCTTTATGATCCTCTACGCCTCACTGACCAACACCTCAGTCGGCGATCTATTTCTGGCGGGCGTTGTGCCAGGGCTACTGCTGGGGGTTGCCTTTATGGGCATGAACGCTTGGTATGCCTGGCGCCATCGGTTACCCAAAAGTGGCCAGTTGCCCCCGCTCAGCCAACTTGGCGTAGCCTTCGTAGCCGCTCTGCCTGCACTTATTGCCCCTTTTATTATTGTTGCTGGCATCGTGCTGGGCTTCGTGACGCCAACAGAGTCAGGCGCATTAACAGCGCTGTACGTCGCGTTGTGCGGGGTCGTGTTGGGAGGATTGCGTTTTAAAGAGTGCTGGAAAGCTATCGTCGATACGGCACGCTTAACCTCGGCGATTTTTCTGATTATGGCCGCCTCAGCGACAATTAGCTGGTTACTCTCCTATGCGCAAGTGCCCGCGCAATTTGTCTCGCTGTTATCTCCTTACATAGACAACGCAGTAGTGATTCTACTGTTACTGAGTGCCATTACCTTTATAACGGGCATGTTTATGGAAGAGGTGTCAGCGTTGATGCTACTGACGCCTATCTTTACGCCAGTGGCTATGATGGCGGGTATCGACCCCATTCACCTGGGCGTCATCATCACGCTTAACATTACCATCGCGTTAATCACTCCGCCGCTGGGTGCATGCGTGTTTGTCGCCGCCGCGGTCAGTCGGCTTGAGATAGTGTCGCTGTTCAGAACCATTTGGCCCTTTGTACTGACAGCGATTGCGGTGCTTATTCTACTCATCCTGTTTCCGCCACTAACGCTTTGGCTTCCTACACAGTTTAGATAGTGCTCTTCTTGAATAATCCTTTGCTTGGATAACATGATGCCTTTGAACACACTATTGAAGGCCTTGCCGCCTCTACCCAGCCACCTAGCTCCAAACTGGGAACAGCTACGCCGAACATCTATTGAAGATAACGGTGAGCGCTTGGTGCCAATGAGCCTCGCCCCCGCACCGATTAGCGTATTCCCCGCCTATGCTCGGCTGGGCATTCCCGGCGCGGTACCGGAGTGTTTCGTTCGGGAAAGCGTTTATCGGGCGCTACTCGCCGCAGCACGCAGCTTACCCGAAGGGATCGGTTTAATCGTACTCGACGGCTGGCGTCCATGGCGGGTGCAGCAGTACTTATTTGATACCCTGCACGAAGCTATCCAGCAGCATCAGCCCGGCCTCAGTGAAGCGGAGCTACTGGAGCGCACACGGGAGTTTGTCTCAGTCCCCAGCCGCGACCCATTAGCACCCAGCCCACATCTCACCGGTGGCGCCGTCGATGTCACGCTATGCGATGCCGATGGCCTGCCACTGGATATGGGGACGCTGTTTGATGAAGCGATACCTGCCTCTCATAGCGACTATTTCGAGCGCCTGGAAACGCTAACGCCGCAGCAAGTCAACGCCCGCGATCATCGCCGCCTGCTGTATCACACCATGCAACAGCAAGGCTTCACTAACCTGCCTAGCGAGTGGTGGCACTTCGATTACGGCGATCAATTATGGGCCTACTACGGGTCACATCAGCAGGCGCATTACGGCCCGGCAGAGTTGGACACCATTGAGAATCGCTGGCGCCGACAGCTGTAGTTGACTAGGCACGATGCCACTCCAGGTAAAGGGCATCGTCGCCTAGAACTCACACCACCTTATCAAGGATGCTCAGATTGCGTTTCCCGCTACCGCATGCTTGCTACCGATAGACGAGCTTGCTCTTGCTACCCAAAGCCGATAAAGCGCTGGGGTAAAGAAAAACGACACCAGCGTTGCCAAAAGCAGCCCAAACCCGACGGTTTGCGCAAAAGGTGGCCACAATCCACCTGCCGCCATCATCAATGGAATTAATCCGGCGAAAGTGGTGATCGTCGTTGAGACAATATGACGACTGGTGGGGCCGCTAATCACCGCTAACATGGCATCGATATCGCCTTGGCGTGCAGCCTCATCGTCGTCAAACGCAGCAATGATGATAATAGTGGCATTAATCGCCACGCCCACTAGCCCCATAATGCCGACAATAATGACAAAACCGAAGGCATGGCCGCTTAATAACAGCGCCACAATACCCATGCCCATCGCCTGAGCCCCAGCAATAAACACGATGGCTGCGCGGCGAAAGGAATTAAACGCCAGCACGACCGTTGCCACCATGGCAATTACCAGCAGTATCACCGAGGCCAGCAGGTTACCCACGGCTTCGTCACGTTCAGCGGCCTCCCCACCGGTTTCAATGCGATAACCAGAAGGGAGATGAATCTCTCCTGCTGCTAGCGCGTTTTGCAGAAAGTCTTCTAGCTGCGCCATGGAAACCGCCGGCAACGCATCGGCCACCAAGTAGCCTTGCACCAACTGTACCCGTTCAGCATTACGTCGAGTAATCACGCTCCAGGCTGGCGTTAGCGATACCTCCGCTACTGCCGCTAGCGGCAATCCCTCGGCGACGCGATCACTGACTAAGCGCAGCGCAGCAAGCTGTTCCGCATCGGTACGCCATTCACCAACATAACGCACTCGAACGGGTAACTGCTGGGTATCTTCCAGCAGCATGCCGGCAGACTGACCCGACAGTGCTGCGCCAACTTGTTCCGCTAGGCGTTGTGGCGTTAGGCCTGCATCGTTAAGCGCCGTTTGGTTGATATCTAACGTTAACCTGGGCAGGTCGCGCTGCATGCCTGCGCGCACATGGGTCACCTGAGGCAACTGGTGCATTAGATTCGCTAGTTCGAGCCCCAGCGATGACAGTACGTCCAAGTCATCACCGTAGACCCGTAGCTCAATCGGGGCTTTAAACGGAGGCCCCTGTTCATACTTACGCACCACGCTTTGCGCCTGCAGAAAGTGCTGATCAAGTACCTGCTGCAGCATTGGCACTCGCTGATTCGTCACCGCTAACGACTCGGCATCGACAATCAAGTGCAAAAACGCGGGGTTGTTATCCTCATTGGTCAATACGTTGTAGTACATCATGGGGGCACTTTCGCCGATAAATGCCGACACCCGCTTGATTCCCGGCAGCTCTCGGATAAGGGCCTCGGCTTCGTAGGCCAACGCTGCGGTATTGGCCATGCTGCTAGCCGGTGGCAAGCGTACTTCAATGTGGAATTGATCACGGTCTGCCGGTGGAAAAAACGCGACGTCTAGCGTTGGCATTAGCGCGATGCCGCCCACAGGCACGCATAACGTTATGATCATGGCAGCCACCGGATGACGCAGCGCGCTGCGTACGGTACGGCGAAAACCACGCTTGACCACGTTATCTTTTGACCCTGACAGCTTATTCGCCACATTGGCTAGCAACATCGGAGATAGCGCGGGCACTAACAACAGCGATACCAGGTAAGAGCTCACCAGCGCTACCATAACGGCCATGGCTAGCGGTCCGACGAACTCTCCGGCAGGCCCCGGCATTAGCACAATTGGCATAAACGCCAAGATTGTTGTCAACGTACTGGCAAGTAGCGGCACGGCTAAATGACGCAAGGCATCTCGGGTAGCAGCAATCACCGAATCCCCTTGCAATAAGCGCTCGCGAAGGGCATTGGTCATGACGATGGCGTTATCCACCATTAATCCCAGCGCCACAATAATGCCGGTAATGCTCATCTGGTGGATATCAATACCCAGTGGTTTGAAGAACGCCAACGTGAGCAGCGCCGTGGCGGGAATCGCTAGCCCCACGGTGATCGCCGAGCGCCAGCCCATGGTTAAAAATAGAATAGCCACGACCAGTACTAACCCCATCAGCAGGCTGCTAGCGACATCGCTTAAGCGCTGATTGGTATAACTGGCCTGTTCAAATACCTCCTCAACATCAAGGCCCACGGGCAATTCGTCAGCAAACGCCATAAGTTGTTGCTGAGCCCGTTCAACCCAAACATCGATACGCTGGCCGGGGGCCATACGGGCACCAACAAACACCGCTCGTTCGCCGTTAAGCAGTGCCATGGCGGCAGGCGGATCCTGAACGCCACGGCGCAGCTGTGCAATCTCACCTAGCCTAACCGTCTGGCCTTGCCGGATAGCCACGTCGATATCGCGCAATCTGTCCAACGTATCAAACTCACCGCTCAGCCCGACCGTTAGCCGATGGCCTTGAGTGACCACTTCGCCTGCCGTGCGTCGGCCATCACTTGCTTCAATAGCGGCGGCCAACTGGCCAACAGAGAGCCCCAACGCATTTAGCTCTAAGGGATCGACCATGACCTCGACCTGTTCCCCAGCGACACCAAACAGATGCGTGTACTCCGTGCCTGCAACACGCCTAAACTGGTCTTCTAGGCGTTCAGCATAGCGCTCCATCAGTTGCGGGTTGGGCGAAGAATCCAATGTCCAGCGCAGGGCGGCCACCATGCTAAAGGCGTAACCGCGGTCATCCAGCAGCTCTGGCGTTTGCACACCGGCTGGCAATGTTGGTGCGATATCGCCTAACTTATCTCGTACCCGGCTCCACACCGGAGTGACATCAAAAACCGCGTCTTCTAATTCAAGACTGATAACAGCGATGCCCTGGCGCGACGTAGACTCAAGCACTTGGATTTCTGAAATAGTGCGCAACTCGTTTTCAATGGGCCGCGCTACCAGCGCTTCAACCTGCTCAGGCGTAGCACCAGGAAACGGCGCGAGCACGGTAGCCATACGCGCAATCAAATGAGGGTCTTCTGCTCGAGGAAGCGTTTGAATAGCCGACAGCCCAGCAACGACCAGCAACCCCAAGGTTAATGCCACTAGACGTCGGTTAAACAACCATTCAATGCGCTGCATAAGCCACATCCTCGCTGAGGGTGACTTGCTGCCCTGGGGTGATGCGGTGAATACCGCTAGTTATTAACCTTATTCCTGGTTCGAGGGTTCCGCGCACGAAAGCTTGATCGCCCTCGGTATGCAACAACTCCACACTCGCCCTAGCCACACGAAAACGCCCCTCTTCTAGCGGCTCTGCCACCAGTACGTTCCACAACCCTCGGTCGGCAGCACGCAAAGCATCTAGCGGCACCCAATAGCCACTGGCAGACTCTGAAATTGCGTAGCGGAGTTCAGCGAGATCTCCTGGCACAACATTGCTTGAAGCGTCAAGCGATACCACCAGCGTCTGTGTACGGCTATCGCTGTCAATGTGAGGTAGCCGAGCGCGCACCTCACCGCCAATAGTATGCTGATTAACATTGAGTGTGACCGTCTCGCCTGGGGTAAACGTCGCCGCTAACCGAGCAGGCAAACCCAGGTGCGCTTCGAGCTGCTCAATATCGATAAGCTCAAACGCGGCGGTGCCGCTAGCCACTAAACTGCCAACACTGACATAACGTTCAATCACGCGTCCGGCGAAGGGCGCTTTTAACGTGCTATCTTCAAGATCTGCGGTAAGGCTGTCTCGTTCCGCCGCCAGTGCCGCAAGGCGGGCTTGAAGTGTTAGCCGATCTGTACGGGCCTGATCCAGCGTTGTGCGGCTAGCAAAGTTACTTTGATTAAGTTGCGCTTCACGCTCTTCTTGGCGCTGGGCAAAAGCAAGGCCAGCGCGGGCTTCTTCGCTGCGTGCAGCTACTTCTGCCAAACGGCTTTCAAGGCGTCGGGTATCCAGTGTCGCCAGCACATCGCCCTGTTCAACCGCATCCCCCCTATCAGCCAACACTTCGCTAACACGCCCAGCGGGCTCAAAGGCAAGCGACACAGACTGACGTGCAACCACTCGACCCGTTAAACGCACGTCCCGCTCCAGCTGTTCGGAGTGGGCAAGAGTCTGCGTAGCCACTTGCAACAAAGCGTTATCAGCCCCTTGCTGATCAGCCAGCTGGGCTCGACTGTGCTGGCTACTAAGCGTAACCACCGCGACTGCCGTAATGCTAATCATGATTAAGGCAGCCAGCGTGCCACGACGTCGGTGCCGCCAGGAAGTATTGAAGGGGGTGCCCATAATGGCCTCGAAATGGTTTATTCTTGAACGATACGGTTCACTATAATATGTGTACGCCAGCGTTCAATATTTATTTATTCGATAGGCACGGATTTTACCGAATGACTGACTCGCAACCTTTACTGCCTGACAAAAAACGCAGCGCCGGCCGCCCCAAAGATATGGCTAAGCGCAACGCGATGCTAGACGCGGCGGCCTGCCTATTCTTTCGCTTTGGACTCGAAGGGGTGACCATGGAAGCCGTTGCCCGTGAAGCGGGTGTTTCCAAAGTGACCGTGTACGGCCATTTTGCGACCAAAGAAGCGCTATTTGGCAGCGTCATTCAGCGTGAAACCGCCCTCATTCGTCATGGACTAGAACAGCTCCCCGACACTCACGAAGCCGTGCGTCAATCACTGATTGAAGTCGGCACAGGGCTCGTGCGCTTTTTGTTGGAGCCTCACGTATTAGCCGTTGAGCGTGTTATGAGTACACAGGGGAATCAGTACCCTGAACTGCTTCTGGCCTTTTTCGAAGCTGGCCCCTGGGCCACTAAAAAGTGGCTGCAGGAAAAGCTTGAGGGGCTAGCCTGCGCGGGGCATTTAACGCTTAACGCACCCACGCTAGCCGCTGACCAACTCTGTAGCATGTGGCAAGGCATGTTAGTTATGGAGGTGCGCATGGGGGTACGCCAGCCCCCAAGTGATGAAGAACTTCATCATCAGATTAGTCGCGCCGTAGATGTGTTTTTGGCGGCGTATGGAAACCATTGAGCGCACCACTAGTATGCAAAAAAGCCCCGTATCAACGGGGCTTTCGCAACGCTTAGGTTTTGATTTAAACGCCCACTGGCCCGCCATCGCGCTTCTGAATAACAACGGTAGATGCCCGAGGACGTACTTGGCCACTGGTCTCAGTGGTAGCATCTTGGGTCAGTGCGCCACCATCCGCGGGCCAGTTGCCGGGGTGCTGAATATTGATAAACAGCGCCGTTTTATCTGGCGTCGCAAAAATACCGGTCACTTCACAGCCGTTCGGCCCAACAGCGAAGCGTTTAAGTTGCTGTTGATTGCTGTTGTTAATCACCGGACCGGTACCCTGAAGCTCGTCTAGGCTGTTAGGTACCACGGCTAATAGCTGGTCGTTGGTGTGCTCGGTAATGCCTTCATAACCATTATCGGTCTGAATCCAGAGAATGCCCTGACCATCATCACGCTGGTCAAACCACAGACCATCGGGGCTGGCAAATTGGTTCATTTCAGTCAGGCCGGAATGATTGCCTTCATCATTAGTGGCGGCACCAAATACAAACACTTCCCAGCGAAAGGCATTCGGCAGGCGACTTTCACGCCAGCGGATAATGTGACCGGCTTCGTTATTAGCGCGTGGGTTAACGGCGTTGGCCGGGGCTGTCTCGTAGCCCACTCCTAGCTGAGCAATGTCATCGCCTTGATTGGTGAAAGTAGCCGCAACGGCATCTTCGCTACGCTTCGAATTATTGGTCAGCGTTAGATACACCTCGCCAGAGGAAGGATCCACGGTTGCCCACTCAGGGCGGTCCATCGGTGTCGCTCCCATTAGATCCGCTGCATCACAGGTGTTAATAATCACCCCAGCTAAATCATTCTCTGCCAACCCCAAAGCCGTTGCCAACGAGCGGCCATCGCGTGTTTGCGCGCTAGGCGTTAGTGGCAACCACTCACCGCTACCATCGGCATGGAAACGGGCCACATAGAGGGTGCCGTTATCCATATACTTACTACCAATAGCGAGACGGTCATACGCCTCGCCTGGGCGATTGGCATCGGCAGGATCCCAGGCAGCGTCAGAAACGTATTTATAGACGTACTCGTTACGTGCATCGTGACCAGAGTAATAAACCACCGGCTGACCGGCCTCTAGCTTGCCTAACCAACACCCTTCATGGCGGAAACGGCCTAGTGCTGTGCGCTTAACCGCGAGGGCATCACTATAGGGGTCGACTTCTACTTGGTAGCCAAAGGTGCGCGCTTCATTGCGGTAGTCATCTTCGGCACGCTCGCCCCGTGGCGTGATATCGAAACGGGCAAACTCATCATTTTCTTCAGAGGCATCACCCGCCGAGGTATCCCAACCATAGCGGCTTTTGTCGGTAGGAATACCTATCCGCGCGTCGTCCTGGAAAAGCTGGCCGTGATTAACAAACACATTGGGCCAGTTCTCTTCGCAGGCGATATAGGTGCCCCAGGGCGTTAACCCATTACCACAATTATTATTGGTGCCACGGGTTTGTGTACCCGCTGGTGAGAAGCGCGTTTTCACATAGTCACTGCCCGCCACTGGGCCTGCTATTTCCATTACCGTCGCGCTGGTAAGACGGCGGTTATAAGATGAACCTGGCACATGCGACCAATGGCCGTTAGCGTCTTTCTCAATTTCCACAATGGTAACGCCATGAGCATTGATTTCGGTGCGTGACTCCTCTGCCGGTCGTTTTCCCCTGGCATTTGTGGGGCCACCCTGGGGGGCCCAGAGCGCATCTTGTTCGATATATTCGTTGTTGAGTGCCAATAAAAATCGCCGCGAGGCGTTATCAGCATCCAAGGCAAAACCAGCCATTCCATCGTGGTTCATACCCACGCTAGCGGCTTGACGCTCGGCGGTCATTGGCTGGTCGGGCTGCCAGTTGTCACCAGCGCTCAACGGTGTTCCCCAAGGAACCAGCACTTGGGCAATATAGCCTTCAGGCACTACGACAGCATCCGTTAGCGATCCTTGAACCGCCTCAAACGCCAGCGTCAACGGCGTTTTTTGCGCCCCGTTTGAGGCCAATGCTTGAGCGGCACCGCCAAAGCCAAGCATTGAAGCAGCGGCCAAGCCTAGGCCGCCCCGCATTACCGCACGCCGCGAAACATGCTGCGCTAACACATCCGCAAAAGGCTGGTTGCTGCTCTGGTTAAACAGGCGATGATCTTCAATTTCCTTGCTCATAACGGTCCCCTTGTCACGGTTAACACGCGCTAGTTTTAAGTTAAGGAGACACTAATCAATTTAAATGACAGGGTAATGACGAGC is part of the Halomonas sp. GT genome and harbors:
- a CDS encoding TRAP transporter small permease produces the protein MFNTLRSRLLAISRPVTLTLAGALLSLNVAAILFGVFARYIAGGAPIWTDELSRFLIIATVMLAAGAVWSEGEHMRVGLLEKRLPAPFARLLNVYQWLLTLLIAAGGAWVSYRYALSVSMFTTSGLGISRTVPLLSLPIGFLLLAWHVLLYGPAPLKTIEDDL
- a CDS encoding TRAP transporter large permease produces the protein MIVTMLVVFLGHVLLGLPLFIALLTTAIVGFLFVDPSMIPRMLPQQFFGGINVFSLMAIPLFIFAGNLMNVSGLTERLMGLARLMVGHLRGGMGHVNVVSSVFFAGVNGSAVADTSALGSLLVPAMEKEGYSRAFAAGLTAGSSLIGPIIPPSIFMILYASLTNTSVGDLFLAGVVPGLLLGVAFMGMNAWYAWRHRLPKSGQLPPLSQLGVAFVAALPALIAPFIIVAGIVLGFVTPTESGALTALYVALCGVVLGGLRFKECWKAIVDTARLTSAIFLIMAASATISWLLSYAQVPAQFVSLLSPYIDNAVVILLLLSAITFITGMFMEEVSALMLLTPIFTPVAMMAGIDPIHLGVIITLNITIALITPPLGACVFVAAAVSRLEIVSLFRTIWPFVLTAIAVLILLILFPPLTLWLPTQFR
- a CDS encoding LysR family transcriptional regulator, with the protein product MLNQRALTYLNEVIRRGSLRRAAAHLNVDASAVSRQLKALEEELDTQLCERHGRGMRATAAGQLLVHHFHAQRASEEAVLSQLMALQSLAKGEVRIAVGEGFIADLIAAPLGTFMSAFDGIKVEIRMAGVNEAMSLLQDREVDIALLYAPPVDPQLFCHVETRQPLDVIVPPNHPLSDLNRPVTLHDLKEWPLALMDNPFGMRQMVNMVAHQERIHLEARLHTNSVSVLKNFVRSGIGVTFMPELTVADEIERGEIFTLPMQYPVMNGTRAQIVSLKGQELPVASITCINHLHKGMRFFSADAPRLLQ
- a CDS encoding D-amino acid dehydrogenase, whose amino-acid sequence is MQHIAIIGGGITGITSAYALAKRGFDVTVFEKHRYAAMETSFANGGQLSASNAEVWNHWPTVLKGLRWMLKNDAPLLVNPRPSWHKLSWFAEFIAAIPRYADNTTETTRLAIAAREHLFQWAKDEQIDFDLKQQGILHIYRDKAGFDHAARVSQLLAKGGLERRSVTPDEMRTIEPTLAGSYYGGFYTESDATGDIHKYTNGLAKAAAKRGVQLNYGHHIDDIGADDNGAWVSATVDNNSMSQRFDSVVVCAGTGSRAIAAKLGDRVNIYPVKGYSITVQLDDEASQQAAPTVSLLDDETKLVTSRLGLNRFRVAGTAEFNGANRDIRNDRIQPLVRWVEECFPGVSTQRVVPWAGLRPMLPNMLPKVGPGRLPTVFYNTGHGHLGWTLSAITAEMLADAVEEKNILREPAPQPLS
- the dctP gene encoding TRAP transporter substrate-binding protein DctP, which codes for MYPPKLSQYFSPKQLISACLVGSALMAGNALAATTINLSYNGAPDPEKNAVHVFAENLKALVDEKTDGEIQLKLYPNSMLGEEEERMEQTMNTPMLNVASFAGVSPLVDEIFVSAIPFLFDDFSAAHTFFDEGEYWQEVSNALQERAGIDMLAVVEEGGFLAFTNNERPISHPDDFEGLRFRAMDPSQVALYEAFGASGTPIPWTETYMALRTGVADGQMNPPMYIILGSLYEVQDYLTLANIQYSDQFLVGNSDMIAGWDDELRSAFMEAVSEANHNAREHNEEQVEARIAYLEEQGMEVIRPSEEELAAFREIGQPAYLEWLGERDIEQRWIDMALEDAGMSELLD
- a CDS encoding M15 family metallopeptidase, encoding MMPLNTLLKALPPLPSHLAPNWEQLRRTSIEDNGERLVPMSLAPAPISVFPAYARLGIPGAVPECFVRESVYRALLAAARSLPEGIGLIVLDGWRPWRVQQYLFDTLHEAIQQHQPGLSEAELLERTREFVSVPSRDPLAPSPHLTGGAVDVTLCDADGLPLDMGTLFDEAIPASHSDYFERLETLTPQQVNARDHRRLLYHTMQQQGFTNLPSEWWHFDYGDQLWAYYGSHQQAHYGPAELDTIENRWRRQL